One Drosophila virilis strain 15010-1051.87 chromosome 5, Dvir_AGI_RSII-ME, whole genome shotgun sequence DNA window includes the following coding sequences:
- the LOC6625381 gene encoding general transcription factor 3C polypeptide 3 has product MSENQETDKNCKLDANEVLIEEIDSNDVPENELAQFELTEPLRIVEIIDLEEDDDPASQSSEAAKAAAEEGALIRRYVQGVQCLEFPDFCTKLEPGDEEDDDEAAHLAAKKSNEQPEASTSAAAAAARQLTPTKAQSKNTFGGRAGTGGGGGGGGGGGGGGGGGSLGRRSQLSAALVGLMGEANLSFAYGRFDMAERICMEIIRQNPLASEPFYTLAEIYENRDEVKFLHFSTIAAHLNPQDRDMWIRISDLLVQQGHLARARVCYTKAIKVLPKDYLLRLRKAQLLERMGETNAAMFTYLKMLPLMPPGEWSLCLTTGKNVARYFHVLEKHSIALEAMEGTYCVCGARFSVEDLNIYLELLILNKQYTKVLRCLRERTKLELETEQESLELIYFCHIPDDYVPELRAKLCVSLIHMHAHHLLGYIVQNVQEHITPTVDRLELYMDITEALMQEHKYAEAIALMRPITDADSFDCPAFVWLRQAECLRQLNRTQEAIQSYGRVVQLAPYCYEAKFTLSALLKQQGRPEEAVKALEQSGEQEGQPLHARLLYERCIMLQQINRIEEFLDVGYVLLGRHSIKLKNREEMMAAANGGGAYNTEGLKAIMQMRSLSDVAGGTETEQQDTLKTTGTANAEGSDLTITNEYDLFLELVRTAHAHGMHSAIERICFAMVTTKRFTYYHYEIERLMILACYFNHDCAIGFSYLRELIAKQPELVNLWNMLSLMVQQGDEVRYFRYARRLLQRHPKVTQPMRLFLGHYHLNCSSYKYALNVYVPILREQPHPLVALSIAVVFNQLALQKKVLRKSAAVAQAIAFALRYAELRGGGNPDKGNDVPDSCAAQQEIYYNIGRIYHQANILHLATDYYERALAAQHPLIKKHESVLGLQHEVAFNLHLIYRASGNKWKARQCLMRYCVV; this is encoded by the exons atgagCGAGAATCAGGAAACAGATAAAAACTGCAAACTTGATGCGAATGAAGTGCTAATAGAGGAAATCGACAGCAACGATGTACCGGAGAACGAATTAGCGCAGTTTGAACTGACGGAACCGCTGCGCATTGTGGAAATCATCGACTTGGAGGAAGACGATGATCCAGCGTCGCAGTCAAGCGAAGCCGCTAAGGCGGCCGCTGAGGAAGGCGCACTAATCAGACGCTATGTGCAGGGCGTTCAGTGCCTGGAGTTTCCCGATTTCTGCACCAAACTCGAACCGGGGGACGAGGAGGACGATGACGAGGCAGCACACTTGGCGGCCAAAAAGAGCAATGAACAGCCAGAGGCCTCCACAagcgccgctgcagcagctgctaggCAATTGACGCCAACAAAGGCACAGTCGAAGAACACGTTTGGTGGCCGCGCAGGAAccggcggtggtggtggtggtggtggcggcggcggcggcggcggtggcggtggaaGTTTGGGTCGCCGCAGTCAACTGAGTGCCGCCTTGGTGGGCCTGATGGGCGAGGCGAATTTGTCGTTCGCATATGGACGCTTCGATATGGCCGAACGCATTTGCATGGAAATCATACGGCAGAATCCTCTGGCCAGCGAGCCCTTCTACACGCTGGCCGAGATCTACGAGAATCGCGATGAGGTCAAGTTCTTGCATTTTTCCACAATAGCAGCGCATCTAAATCCTCAGGATCGTGACATGTGGATACGTATCTCGGATCTACTGGTGCAACAGGGACATCTGGCACGCGCGCGCGTCTGCTACACGAAAGCCATCAAGGTGCTGCCCAAGGATTatctgctgcggctgcgcaAGGCACAGCTCTTGGAGCGCATGGGTGAGACAAATGCGGCAATGTTTACGTACTTGAAAATGCTGCCGCTGATGCCGCCGGGTGAGTGGAGCTTGTGCCTCACCACTGGCAAAAATGTGGCACGTTATTTCCATGTGCTTGAGAAGCACAGCATTGCACTAGAGGCCATGGAGGGCACGtactgtgtgtgtggcgcCCGCTTCTCAGTCGAGGATCTCAACATCTATCTAGAGCTGCTCATACTCAACAAGCAATACACGAAAGTGCTGCGCTGTTTGCGGGAGCGCACCAAACTGGAGCTGGAGACGGAGCAGGAGAGCCTGGAGCTCATCTACTTCTGTCACATACCCGACGATTATGTGCCTGAGCTGCGTGCCAAGCTCTGCGTCAGCCTCATACACATGCACGCTCATCATTTGCTCGGTTATATTGTACAGAATGTGCAGGAGCATATTACACCAACTGTGGATCGCCTGGAGCTGTATATGGATATAACCGAGGCACTGATGCAGGAGCACAAATATGCCGAGGCGATTGCTCTAATGCGACCCATTACCGATGCCGATTCCTTTGATTGTCCCGCATTCGTTTGGCTGCGTCAGGCCGAGTGCTTGCGTCAACTGAATCGCACCCAGGAGGCCATCCAGAGTTACGGGCGTGTCGTTCAGCTGGCCCCGTATTGCTATGAGGCAAAGTTTACGCTGTCGGCACTGCTCAAGCAGCAGGGCAGACCGGAGGAGGCGGTCAAGGCACTAGAACAGTCTGGCGAACAGGAGGGCCAGCCACTGCATGCGCGCCTGCTCTACGAGCGCTGCATAATGCTACAGCAGATAAACCGCATCGAGGAGTTTCTTGATGTTGGCTATGTGCTACTAGGCCGACACTCGATCAAGCTGAAGAATCGCGAGGAGATGATGGCCGCTGCCAATGGCGGCGGCGCCTACAACACCGAGGGCCTCAAGGCCATCATGCAAATGCGCAGCCTGTCCGATGTGGCGGGCGGCACTGAAACGGAGCAACAG GACACACTAAAGACCACAGGAACAGCTAATGCTGAGGGCTCTGATCTGACCATTACGAATGAGTACGATTTGTTCCTGGAGCTGGTGCGGACTGCCCATGCGCATGGCATGCATAGCGCCATTGAGCGCATCTGCTTCGCCATGGTGACCACGAAGCGTTTCACCTACTATCACTACGAGATCGAGCGCCTAATGATTCTCGCCTGCTATTTTAATCACGACTGCGCCATCGGATTCTCGTATCTGCGCGAGCTGATTGCCAAGCAGCCGGAGCTCGTCAATCTGTGGAACATGCTGTCGCTGATGGTGCAGCAGGGCGATGAGGTGCGCTACTTTCGCTACGCACGACGTCTGCTCCAGCGTCATCCAAAAGTCACCCAGCCCATGCGCCTCTTTTTGGGCCATTACCACCTCAACTGTAGCTCGTACAAGTATGCCCTGAATGTTTATGTGCCCATACTGCGCGAGCAACCGCATCCGCTGGTCGCCCTCTCTATAGCCGTTGTCTTTAACCAGCTGGCGCTGCAGAAGAAGGTGTTGCGCAAATCGGCAGCTGTCGCCCAAGCGATAGCATTTGCTCTACGCTATGCGGAACTGCGTGGCGGCGGCAACCCTGACAAAGGCAACGATGTACCAGACTCGTGTGCTGCCCAGCAGGAGATCTACTACAACATTGGACGCATCTATCATCAGGCAAACATTCTGCATCTGGCTACCGATTATTATGAGCGTGCATTGGCTGCACAGCATCCGCTTATAAAGAAGCACGAGTCGGTTTTGGGCCTGCAGCATGAGGTGGCATTTAATCTTCATCTAATCTACCGAGCCAGCGGCAACAAGTGGAAGGCGCGACAGTGTCTAATGCGTTATTGCGTTGTCTAG
- the Mov10 gene encoding putative helicase MOV-10 isoform X2: MTPVTMDLQLSSITSLVKCGKANYQVKANVRVRKKFSDDEEDSPTSDDEEEMQKKKFIAVMRTLPHYEPSQTLLQALDVEFTNESLAKHDTTFGTYLQTQLLDSENVCSVMSILLGIEDVSTMQLYAQLMQPNVLLKKVQKHCFSFALGKTQINPEEVLAPYMDEAVLIPKASLEAAPLPKQPILALLPHTHETLPRKDPRRRYVASLEQVTRTSIHLKFKRGGFPAGESALAQRYHVILRSRRTPFRFMYRAMQLLQENPQLRRYLFPIQGLQTVTPKVIKLPNVTLFNQSIASNMEQLQAVQHIVNGPSSLAPYIVFGPPGTGKTTTIVEAILQLRLRQPRSRILVTAGSNSACDTIALRICEYFASSERLQAALVERAKESRLVTEDVELDHQLMRLFSRSVYAKGLNAVDPLLLKHSNCRKRVYEHSNVSRLRKHGIIVATLCTVGRLVTLNLGKFNFFTHIFIDEAGASTEPESLIGIMGIKQQDACHVILSGDHKQLGAVIKNNRAALLGLRHSLMERLLRCELYAVDANGNYDHTLQTRLRRNYRSHPEIVGLYNKLYYNDELIPQAPPEQVNLAANWRMLPNTEFPIIFQATHGVTTRDDHSTSSYNMLEAQVLCWYVKNLLSNGLGGGIRVQQKDIGVVAPYAAQCNFINQLLRRQGHYNVEVGSVENYQGREKNVIIATFVRSFASIGFMRNPRRLNVLISRAKSLMILIGNPVTLRYHPDIRYIINQCKLHGNYLFKKKDGLQRPEFLNDFVEEEFEYNEDELDNEMQVWYAKMPQDIPVALSKCPQQAAVITDDSSSGSNSETTESLSESSSSCDSSSSVNCQCTPPPNATLDAHMAKLALGSPEKIVIRTNFLKACAACTLETTKQKLLQLQ, translated from the exons ATGACGCCTGTAACG ATGGACTTGCAATTATCATCAATTACTAGCTTGGTAAAATGTGGGAAGGCGAACTACCAAGTCAAAGCGAATGTCCGCGTGCGCAAGAAGTTTAGCGACGACGAAGAAGATTCGCCGACATCGGATGATGAAGAGGAAATGCAGAAGAAAAA GTTTATTGCTGTTATGCGCACTCTGCCACACTATGAGCCCAGCCAGACCTTGTTACAGGCCTTGGATGTAGAGTTTACCAACGAAAGCTTGGCAAAACATGACACCACTTTCGGTACATACCTGCAGACGCAGCTTCTTGACTCGGAGAATGTGTGCTCAGTGATGAGCATACTGCTCGGCATAGAGGATGTGTCGACAATGCAACTGTACGCCCAGCTTATGCAGCCCAATGTTCTGCTAAAGAAAGTTCAAAAACATTGCTTTAGTTTTGCGCTGGGCAAGACGCAAATCAATCCAGAGGAAGTTCTTGCGCCCTATATGGACGAGGCTGTGCTTATACCTAAGGCTAGCTTAGAGGCAGCACCTCTGCCTAAGCAGCCCATCCTAGCGCTGCTACCGCACACACACGAGACTCTGCCAAGAAAAGATCCAAGGCGCCGTTACGTTGCAAGCTTAGAGCAGGTGACGCGCACCAGCATCCATCTGAAATTCAAACGGGGCGGCTTTCCAGCCGGAGAATCTGCGCTTGCACAGCGATACCATGTGATCTTGCGTTCGCGCCGTACGCCCTTTCGCTTCATGTATCGTGCGATGCAGCTGCTTCAGGAGAATCCACAGCTGCGTCGATATTTGTTTCCCATCCAGGGGCTGCAAACAGTGACACCCAAAGTGATTAAATTACCAAATGTGACGCTATTTAACCAGAGCATTGCGTCCAACATGGAGCAACTGCAGGCAGTACAACATATCGTTAATGGCCCCAGCAGCCTAGCGCCCTACATAGTGTTCGGACCACCTG GCACCGGCAAGACCACAACTATTGTCGAGGCCATCCTACAGTTGCGACTTCGACAGCCGAGAAGTCGCATTCTTGTAACTGCCGGTTCGAATTCGGCCTGCGACACGATTGCCTTGAGAATATGCGAGTATTTTGCTAGCAGTGAACGTCTGCAGGCGGCTTTGGTAGAGCGGGCAAAAGAGTCGCGTTTGGTTACAGAGGACGTGGAGCTTGATCATCAGCTAATGCGTCTCTTCTCGCGATCTGTTTATGCCAAAGGATTAAATGCGGTGGACCCTCTGCTCTTAAAACATTCTAATTGCAGAAAACGTGTGTATGAGCATTCTAATGTGAGCAGATTACGCAAGCATGGCATAATTGTGGCCACACTGTGCACAGTGGGCCGTCTAGTGACCTTAAATTTGGGAAAGTTTAACTTTTTCACACACATTTTCATTGATGAAGCGGGCGCCTCCACGGAACCCGAGTCGCTTATTGGAATAATGGGAATTAAGCAGCAGGACGCTTGCCATGTGATACTCTCGGGCGATCACAAGCAGCTCGGCGCAGTTATTAAGAACAATCGCGCAGCGCTTTTGGGCCTAAGACACTCGCTAATGGAGCGTCTGCTGCGCTGCGAACTATACGCCGTGGATGCCAATGGGAATTATGATCACACATTGCAGACACGACTGCGTCGTAACTATAGATCCCATCCGGAAATCGTTGGGCTGTATAACAAGCTGTATTATAATGATGAACTAATACCACAGGCGCCGCCGGAACAGGTCAATCTAGCAGCCAACTGGCGTATGTTACCCAATACCGAGTTTCCGATAATATTTCAAGCCACACATGGCGTGACAACGCGCGATGACCACTCCACCAGCTCATACAATATGCTAGAGGCTCAGGTGCTTTGCTGGTATGTGAAGAATTTGCTCTCTAACGGCCTTGGCGGTGGTATTCGCGTACAGCAGAAGGACATTGGCGTCGTGGCACCGTATGCGGCGCAGTGTAATTTTATCAATCAGCTGCTACGCCGTCAGGGTCACTACAATGTGGAGGTGGGCAGCGTGGAGAACTATCAGGGTCGGGAGAAAAATGTGATAATTGCCACGTTTGTGCGTTCCTTTGCCAGCATAGGTTTCATGCGTAATCCGCGTCGATTGAATGTGCTTATCTCGCGTGCTAAGTCCTTGATGATACTCATTGGCAACCCGGTGACGCTACGCTATCATCCCGACATTAGGTACATCATCAACCAGTGCAAGTTGCATGGCAACTATTTGTTTAAGAAAAAGGACGGACTGCAGCGACCAGAATTCCTTAATGATTTTGTTGAAGAAGAGTTCGAGTATAATGAAGATGAATTGGATAACGAAATGCAGGTTTGGTATGCCAAGATGCCCCAAGACATTCCCGTAGCATTGTCCAAGTGCCCACAGCAGGCCGCAGTTATAACGG ATGatagcagcagcggcagcaactcGGAAACCACTGAATCGCTTTCCGAAAGCAGCAGCTCGTGTGATTCTTCTAGCTCCGTCAACTGTCAATGCACACCACCACCAAATGCAACGTTGGACGCGCACATGGCTAAGCTAGCCTTAGGCAGTCCCGAAAAGATTGTCATTCGCACCAATTTCTTAAAGGCGTGCGCAGCCTGCACATTAGAAACTACCAAGCAAaaactgctgcagctgcagtaa
- the abo gene encoding DET1 homolog, with product MILEKLSFDQRMQTQNLVHMLQNRESGFTRNKFSQTPQLSYERQFYKAITPCLTVGISIPPVYLRKFTPDGSKLLAFSHDQRSFIVYSYKGLGTSGVSQLLSEAGVGSAETYIDRIDGNHLRSTIFEQLFKPKYVLRLCQGDSARFYLHREFSVFLEDSRYVLLAGMCILQGCNLAVSDYERYPDVFDKVDPFSYIFYVVDLQQGVVTDEVRLPQDAISLSHNHGISVHGHTIAILSRLRQSIYIYELVNGRLIKQEHEIGPRPLHCAFQDVSSMFMVMLDVNTLLPITHIKQRVLSFLYRQIQPDSPQASQKYQDFYKNFDFIENMIIEKMQLIDSDFLLLRYEERPKDSDVTPILVTGEPQPPRRLYVFYAMSSEEVLGVYHDDSVDLLQIVVQFYDKLCNVRSLQTGDAPSSPSSHYFMQQNCINPNKSAPFMRQAALRYNPTVPVSTQSFSTSPYLNYNVFSYDDKLISPLERPKACSVEPIVFRDRATNLIKFRFNTKAHRPPSQFTPRELCAFICHPFEPLVLSIQKCMHVYSYKLHIYNHGTVVEQFFN from the exons atgATTTTGGAAAAACTGTCGTTTGACCAGCGTATGCAAACGCAGAATCTTGTGCATATGCTGCAAAATAGAGAATCGGGCTTCACTCGAAATAAATTCAGTCAAACGCCTCAACTATCATATGAGCGCCAGTTCTATAAAGCAATTACCCCATGCCTGACGGTTGGAATCTCAATACCACCTGTTTACCTGCGCAAATTCACGCCGGATGGCAGCAAGCTATTGGCTTTCTCCCACGACCAGCGTTCATTTATTG TGTACTCATACAAGGGCTTAGGGACATCTGGCGTTAGTCAGCTGTTAAGCGAAGCTGGCGTAGGTAGCGCCGAGACTTATATTGATAGAATAGATGGCAACCATCTGAGAAGTACAATATTTGAGCAGCTCTTTAAGCCCAAATACGTGTTGCGTCTATGCCAAGGCGACTCGGCACGTTTCTATCTGCATCGGGAGTTTAGCGTTTTCCTAGAGGACAGTCGCTATGTGCTGCTTGCCGGAATGTGCATACTACAGGGGTGCAACCTGGCTGTCTCTGACTACGAACGATATCCGGATGTCTTCGATAAGGTCGATCCATTCTCGTACATATTCTACGTTGTGGACTTGCAACAAGGCGTTGTTACTGATGAAGTGCGCCTCCCTCAGGATGCCATCTCCTTGTCACACAATCACGGCATCTCAGTGCATGGCCACACCATAGCAATATTGTCACGGCTGCGCCaaagcatttatatatatgagctGGTCAACGGTCGGCTGATAAAACAGGAGCACGAAATCGGTCCACGGCCACTCCACTGTGCATTCCAGGACGTCTCATCTATGTTTATGGTCATGTTGGATGTGAACACCTTGTTGCCCATTACGCACATCAAACAACGAGTGTTGAGTTTTTTGTACCGCCAGATACAGCCGGATAGCCCACAAGCGAGCCAAAAATATCAGGATTTCTACaagaattttgatttt ATAGAGAACATGATTATTGAAAAGATGCAGCTAATCGATAGCGATTTTCTATTATTGCGCTACGAGGAACGGCCAAAGGACAGCGATGTGACACCCATTCTGGTGACGGGCGAACCACAGCCACCGCGACGTCTCTATGTCTTCTATGCCATGAGCAGCGAGGAAGTGCTTGGCGTCTACCATGATGATTCTGTGGACCTTCTGCAAATAGTGGTGCAATTTTATGATAAATTGTGCAATGTGCGCTCGCTACAAACGGGCGATGCGCCTTCTTCGCCCTCCTCGCACTATTTCATGCAACAGAATTGCATAAATCCCAACAAGTCGGCGCCTTTTATGCGTCAAGCAGCGCTGCGCTACAATCCCACCGTGCCAGTCAGCACGCAGAGCTTTTCAACATCTCCATATCTTAACTACAATGTGTTTAGTTATGATGACAAGCTCATCTCACCACTGGAACGTCCGAAGGCCTGCTCCGTGGAGCCCATTGTATTCCGCGATCGTGCCACCAATTTAATCAAGTTTCGCTTCAACACCAAGGCGCACAGGCCGCCCAGTCAATTCACTCCGCGCGAGCTATGTGCCTTCATTTGCCATCCATTCGAGCCGCTTGTGCTCAGCATACAGAAATGCATGCACGTCTACTCCTACAAGCTACACATTTACAATCATGGGACAGTTGTGGAGCAGTTTTTCAACTGA
- the Mov10 gene encoding putative helicase MOV-10 isoform X1 has translation MNVNELTRESNSMDLQLSSITSLVKCGKANYQVKANVRVRKKFSDDEEDSPTSDDEEEMQKKKFIAVMRTLPHYEPSQTLLQALDVEFTNESLAKHDTTFGTYLQTQLLDSENVCSVMSILLGIEDVSTMQLYAQLMQPNVLLKKVQKHCFSFALGKTQINPEEVLAPYMDEAVLIPKASLEAAPLPKQPILALLPHTHETLPRKDPRRRYVASLEQVTRTSIHLKFKRGGFPAGESALAQRYHVILRSRRTPFRFMYRAMQLLQENPQLRRYLFPIQGLQTVTPKVIKLPNVTLFNQSIASNMEQLQAVQHIVNGPSSLAPYIVFGPPGTGKTTTIVEAILQLRLRQPRSRILVTAGSNSACDTIALRICEYFASSERLQAALVERAKESRLVTEDVELDHQLMRLFSRSVYAKGLNAVDPLLLKHSNCRKRVYEHSNVSRLRKHGIIVATLCTVGRLVTLNLGKFNFFTHIFIDEAGASTEPESLIGIMGIKQQDACHVILSGDHKQLGAVIKNNRAALLGLRHSLMERLLRCELYAVDANGNYDHTLQTRLRRNYRSHPEIVGLYNKLYYNDELIPQAPPEQVNLAANWRMLPNTEFPIIFQATHGVTTRDDHSTSSYNMLEAQVLCWYVKNLLSNGLGGGIRVQQKDIGVVAPYAAQCNFINQLLRRQGHYNVEVGSVENYQGREKNVIIATFVRSFASIGFMRNPRRLNVLISRAKSLMILIGNPVTLRYHPDIRYIINQCKLHGNYLFKKKDGLQRPEFLNDFVEEEFEYNEDELDNEMQVWYAKMPQDIPVALSKCPQQAAVITDDSSSGSNSETTESLSESSSSCDSSSSVNCQCTPPPNATLDAHMAKLALGSPEKIVIRTNFLKACAACTLETTKQKLLQLQ, from the exons ATGAACGTGAACGAACTAACACGTGAATCGAACTCG ATGGACTTGCAATTATCATCAATTACTAGCTTGGTAAAATGTGGGAAGGCGAACTACCAAGTCAAAGCGAATGTCCGCGTGCGCAAGAAGTTTAGCGACGACGAAGAAGATTCGCCGACATCGGATGATGAAGAGGAAATGCAGAAGAAAAA GTTTATTGCTGTTATGCGCACTCTGCCACACTATGAGCCCAGCCAGACCTTGTTACAGGCCTTGGATGTAGAGTTTACCAACGAAAGCTTGGCAAAACATGACACCACTTTCGGTACATACCTGCAGACGCAGCTTCTTGACTCGGAGAATGTGTGCTCAGTGATGAGCATACTGCTCGGCATAGAGGATGTGTCGACAATGCAACTGTACGCCCAGCTTATGCAGCCCAATGTTCTGCTAAAGAAAGTTCAAAAACATTGCTTTAGTTTTGCGCTGGGCAAGACGCAAATCAATCCAGAGGAAGTTCTTGCGCCCTATATGGACGAGGCTGTGCTTATACCTAAGGCTAGCTTAGAGGCAGCACCTCTGCCTAAGCAGCCCATCCTAGCGCTGCTACCGCACACACACGAGACTCTGCCAAGAAAAGATCCAAGGCGCCGTTACGTTGCAAGCTTAGAGCAGGTGACGCGCACCAGCATCCATCTGAAATTCAAACGGGGCGGCTTTCCAGCCGGAGAATCTGCGCTTGCACAGCGATACCATGTGATCTTGCGTTCGCGCCGTACGCCCTTTCGCTTCATGTATCGTGCGATGCAGCTGCTTCAGGAGAATCCACAGCTGCGTCGATATTTGTTTCCCATCCAGGGGCTGCAAACAGTGACACCCAAAGTGATTAAATTACCAAATGTGACGCTATTTAACCAGAGCATTGCGTCCAACATGGAGCAACTGCAGGCAGTACAACATATCGTTAATGGCCCCAGCAGCCTAGCGCCCTACATAGTGTTCGGACCACCTG GCACCGGCAAGACCACAACTATTGTCGAGGCCATCCTACAGTTGCGACTTCGACAGCCGAGAAGTCGCATTCTTGTAACTGCCGGTTCGAATTCGGCCTGCGACACGATTGCCTTGAGAATATGCGAGTATTTTGCTAGCAGTGAACGTCTGCAGGCGGCTTTGGTAGAGCGGGCAAAAGAGTCGCGTTTGGTTACAGAGGACGTGGAGCTTGATCATCAGCTAATGCGTCTCTTCTCGCGATCTGTTTATGCCAAAGGATTAAATGCGGTGGACCCTCTGCTCTTAAAACATTCTAATTGCAGAAAACGTGTGTATGAGCATTCTAATGTGAGCAGATTACGCAAGCATGGCATAATTGTGGCCACACTGTGCACAGTGGGCCGTCTAGTGACCTTAAATTTGGGAAAGTTTAACTTTTTCACACACATTTTCATTGATGAAGCGGGCGCCTCCACGGAACCCGAGTCGCTTATTGGAATAATGGGAATTAAGCAGCAGGACGCTTGCCATGTGATACTCTCGGGCGATCACAAGCAGCTCGGCGCAGTTATTAAGAACAATCGCGCAGCGCTTTTGGGCCTAAGACACTCGCTAATGGAGCGTCTGCTGCGCTGCGAACTATACGCCGTGGATGCCAATGGGAATTATGATCACACATTGCAGACACGACTGCGTCGTAACTATAGATCCCATCCGGAAATCGTTGGGCTGTATAACAAGCTGTATTATAATGATGAACTAATACCACAGGCGCCGCCGGAACAGGTCAATCTAGCAGCCAACTGGCGTATGTTACCCAATACCGAGTTTCCGATAATATTTCAAGCCACACATGGCGTGACAACGCGCGATGACCACTCCACCAGCTCATACAATATGCTAGAGGCTCAGGTGCTTTGCTGGTATGTGAAGAATTTGCTCTCTAACGGCCTTGGCGGTGGTATTCGCGTACAGCAGAAGGACATTGGCGTCGTGGCACCGTATGCGGCGCAGTGTAATTTTATCAATCAGCTGCTACGCCGTCAGGGTCACTACAATGTGGAGGTGGGCAGCGTGGAGAACTATCAGGGTCGGGAGAAAAATGTGATAATTGCCACGTTTGTGCGTTCCTTTGCCAGCATAGGTTTCATGCGTAATCCGCGTCGATTGAATGTGCTTATCTCGCGTGCTAAGTCCTTGATGATACTCATTGGCAACCCGGTGACGCTACGCTATCATCCCGACATTAGGTACATCATCAACCAGTGCAAGTTGCATGGCAACTATTTGTTTAAGAAAAAGGACGGACTGCAGCGACCAGAATTCCTTAATGATTTTGTTGAAGAAGAGTTCGAGTATAATGAAGATGAATTGGATAACGAAATGCAGGTTTGGTATGCCAAGATGCCCCAAGACATTCCCGTAGCATTGTCCAAGTGCCCACAGCAGGCCGCAGTTATAACGG ATGatagcagcagcggcagcaactcGGAAACCACTGAATCGCTTTCCGAAAGCAGCAGCTCGTGTGATTCTTCTAGCTCCGTCAACTGTCAATGCACACCACCACCAAATGCAACGTTGGACGCGCACATGGCTAAGCTAGCCTTAGGCAGTCCCGAAAAGATTGTCATTCGCACCAATTTCTTAAAGGCGTGCGCAGCCTGCACATTAGAAACTACCAAGCAAaaactgctgcagctgcagtaa